From a single Clostridium isatidis genomic region:
- a CDS encoding MerR family transcriptional regulator codes for MSRQWSMDKIKEADYVSIVELVRLTGSRYSTLKFYTEEGMLPFIQGGEKLTRRFPREKACTRIEEIKLLRT; via the coding sequence ATGTCTAGACAATGGTCAATGGATAAAATTAAAGAAGCGGATTATGTATCAATTGTTGAATTAGTAAGATTAACAGGTTCACGTTATAGTACCCTTAAATTTTATACTGAGGAGGGAATGCTTCCTTTTATACAAGGAGGAGAAAAACTTACAAGGAGATTTCCAAGAGAAAAAGCCTGTACAAGAATTGAAGAAATTAAACTTTTAAGAACTTAA
- a CDS encoding FAD-binding oxidoreductase, whose amino-acid sequence MMNINFDEISGEVITRSNKKYDEAKLSWNRAIDVNPLIIINCYNEIDVINAIKFVKKNYLEFRIRSGRHSYEGYSTGENLVVIDVSNLKEISIDEDKGIVKLGGGVRNREAYEALGAKGYPFPGGGCPTVGVAGLILGGGWGYSSRYLGLACDSLLEIEMIDYKGNKLILNENINRDLFWACRGAGGGNYGVVVSLTLKLPEKVDMGTLIRINYKNINEEDAVKILENLQNLYRNLDYKMNLKTSLYNSKEDGIGIKLIGLFYGEDSEARKILKSITEVSEKIEADFDYMTILECNRWIQDSHPEYESYKSGGRFLYKELDAKNIRSLLDIIKERAKGSYYTAITLYGLGGKVKEISKAQTAFYYRDAKFILGFQTVWEDNKYKNNNKDWFLARYNIITELTEGAFVNFPLHELKNYEEEYFGANFKRLKEIKEKYDPNNFFIFPQVINGTNELLSDNTNKR is encoded by the coding sequence ATTATGAATATAAACTTTGATGAAATATCAGGGGAAGTTATAACAAGAAGTAATAAAAAATATGATGAGGCAAAACTAAGTTGGAATAGAGCTATAGATGTTAATCCATTAATAATAATTAATTGTTATAATGAAATAGATGTAATAAATGCTATTAAATTTGTTAAAAAAAATTATCTTGAATTTAGAATTAGATCAGGCAGACATAGCTATGAAGGTTATTCAACTGGTGAAAATTTAGTAGTTATAGATGTAAGTAATTTAAAAGAAATAAGTATAGATGAAGATAAGGGAATAGTTAAACTAGGTGGGGGAGTTAGAAATAGAGAAGCCTATGAAGCTTTGGGAGCTAAAGGATATCCTTTTCCAGGAGGAGGCTGCCCAACTGTTGGAGTTGCAGGTTTAATTTTAGGTGGCGGTTGGGGATATTCAAGCAGATATTTAGGCCTTGCCTGTGACAGCTTATTAGAAATAGAAATGATAGATTATAAAGGAAATAAGCTAATATTAAATGAAAATATTAATAGAGATTTATTTTGGGCTTGTAGAGGAGCTGGTGGAGGAAACTATGGAGTAGTAGTTTCTCTAACCTTAAAACTTCCAGAAAAAGTTGATATGGGTACATTAATTAGAATAAATTATAAAAATATAAATGAAGAAGATGCTGTTAAAATCTTAGAAAATCTTCAAAATTTATATAGAAATTTAGATTATAAAATGAATTTAAAAACATCCCTTTATAATTCAAAGGAAGATGGTATTGGTATAAAATTAATAGGTTTATTTTATGGAGAGGATAGTGAGGCAAGAAAAATATTAAAGTCCATAACTGAAGTAAGCGAGAAAATAGAAGCAGATTTTGATTATATGACAATCCTTGAATGTAATAGATGGATACAAGATAGTCATCCAGAATATGAAAGCTATAAATCTGGGGGAAGATTTTTATATAAGGAATTAGATGCAAAAAATATAAGAAGTCTATTAGATATTATTAAAGAAAGAGCAAAAGGTTCTTATTATACTGCAATAACTTTATATGGTCTTGGAGGTAAAGTAAAGGAAATATCAAAAGCTCAAACTGCTTTTTATTATAGAGATGCAAAATTTATTTTAGGCTTTCAAACAGTATGGGAAGATAATAAATATAAAAATAATAACAAAGATTGGTTTTTAGCTAGATATAATATAATTACTGAATTAACTGAGGGTGCTTTTGTGAATTTTCCATTACATGAATTGAAGAATTACGAGGAAGAGTATTTTGGAGCTAACTTCAAAAGATTAAAAGAAATAAAAGAAAAATACGATCCAAATAATTTTTTTATATTTCCACAAGTAATAAACGGAACAAATGAATTATTATCTGACAATACGAATAAAAGATGA
- a CDS encoding ABC transporter substrate-binding protein encodes MKKFIKISSLISTFVLGLSLFTACSNEKAESEQKTINVLNYGENIAEGLLEEFEEKYNIKVNYKTFDEMETMYIEVSSGKTNYDAVLVADYMADRMISEGLLQKINKENIPNLEQMSENDLGQPYDPNNDYTVPYMNGTIGIVYNKDLVSEPVDSWKVMFDEKYKGQIFILDSMRDAIGAAAKYLGYSLNTTEENELKEIEKALLKQKDLLLTKGADNVMDIMRHGEAAVAMIWSGEGLNLSEEYENLEYVIPKEGANYWLDSWAIPANANDKESAEKFINFLSEKDNALRIADEIGYTSPNKLAIEEQADEIKNNPAAYLSEELMNKCEVYKYMKTEQLGLYEELWLRVYAQ; translated from the coding sequence GTGAAGAAATTTATAAAAATATCATCATTAATAAGTACTTTTGTATTAGGACTTTCATTATTTACTGCTTGTAGTAATGAAAAAGCTGAAAGTGAGCAAAAGACTATTAATGTGTTAAATTATGGAGAAAATATTGCTGAAGGTTTACTTGAAGAATTTGAAGAAAAGTATAATATAAAGGTTAATTATAAGACTTTTGATGAAATGGAAACAATGTATATAGAAGTTTCATCAGGCAAAACAAATTATGATGCAGTTTTAGTTGCAGATTATATGGCAGATAGAATGATAAGTGAAGGTTTGCTTCAAAAGATAAATAAAGAAAATATACCTAATTTAGAACAAATGAGCGAAAATGATTTAGGACAGCCGTATGATCCTAATAATGATTACACTGTACCATATATGAATGGAACTATAGGTATTGTTTATAACAAAGATTTAGTATCAGAACCAGTAGATAGCTGGAAGGTTATGTTTGATGAAAAATATAAGGGACAAATATTTATATTAGATTCAATGAGAGATGCTATAGGAGCAGCGGCAAAATACTTAGGATACTCATTAAACACTACAGAAGAAAATGAACTAAAGGAAATTGAAAAGGCTTTACTTAAACAAAAAGATTTATTGCTTACTAAGGGAGCAGACAATGTTATGGATATAATGCGTCATGGTGAAGCAGCTGTTGCCATGATTTGGTCTGGAGAAGGTTTAAATTTAAGTGAAGAATATGAAAATTTAGAATATGTTATTCCAAAAGAAGGAGCAAATTACTGGCTAGATTCATGGGCTATTCCAGCAAATGCAAATGACAAAGAGAGCGCTGAAAAATTTATTAATTTTCTCAGTGAAAAAGATAATGCTCTAAGAATTGCTGATGAAATAGGATATACTAGTCCAAATAAGCTTGCCATAGAAGAGCAAGCTGATGAAATTAAAAATAATCCTGCAGCATATTTATCTGAAGAGCTAATGAATAAGTGTGAGGTTTACAAATATATGAAGACTGAGCAATTAGGATTATACGAAGAGTTATGGCTAAGAGTTTATGCACAATAA
- a CDS encoding spore coat associated protein CotJA, with protein MLRGKDQKKEYKDDFKDIKEELEDLMDEFKDKKNYKDDKMGSCKSYKGSCSQGKKSSCLEDCLENPAKYSCNVFCKDTDENCYESYKLFNPPIYAKAHIQPQPYKNFFNLDDAIISGTIFKDLYDPYCNSGYVGGRRSYDE; from the coding sequence ATGCTAAGGGGCAAAGATCAAAAAAAGGAATACAAAGACGATTTTAAAGATATTAAAGAAGAATTAGAAGACCTAATGGATGAATTTAAAGATAAGAAAAACTACAAAGATGATAAAATGGGAAGCTGTAAATCTTACAAAGGTAGTTGCAGTCAAGGAAAAAAATCTAGCTGTTTAGAAGATTGTTTAGAAAATCCTGCTAAATATTCATGTAACGTTTTTTGTAAAGATACTGATGAAAACTGCTATGAATCATATAAACTTTTCAATCCTCCTATTTATGCTAAAGCTCACATTCAACCTCAACCATACAAAAACTTTTTTAATTTAGATGATGCAATAATTTCAGGAACAATATTTAAAGATTTATATGATCCTTATTGCAATTCTGGATATGTAGGAGGTAGAAGAAGCTATGATGAATAA
- a CDS encoding RidA family protein, protein MNKEIVSTKNAPAAIGPYSQAIKLGEFIFTSGQIPINPVKGEMETEIKAATKQVIQNIKGILEEAGSSLDKVIKTTVFLKDMNDFAAMNEVYAQYFGDKAPARSCVQAAKLPKDAVVEIEAIAVL, encoded by the coding sequence ATGAATAAAGAAATTGTATCTACAAAAAATGCTCCAGCCGCTATAGGCCCTTATTCTCAAGCTATTAAATTAGGTGAGTTTATATTTACTTCAGGACAAATCCCTATAAATCCGGTAAAAGGAGAAATGGAAACTGAAATAAAGGCAGCTACTAAACAAGTTATTCAAAATATTAAGGGAATTTTAGAGGAAGCTGGCAGCAGCTTAGATAAGGTTATTAAAACAACGGTATTTTTAAAGGATATGAATGATTTTGCAGCAATGAATGAAGTTTACGCTCAATATTTTGGGGATAAGGCACCAGCTAGAAGCTGTGTTCAAGCAGCGAAATTACCTAAGGATGCGGTAGTGGAAATAGAAGCAATAGCTGTGCTATAA
- a CDS encoding formate/nitrite transporter family protein — MFNEEIMKVALGAKSKVELLKSNKIGYFISSMLAGIYVGIGIMLIFTIGGLLSSANSSATKIVMGLSFGIALSLVIFAGSELFTGNNFIMALGALTKEVSWVEVIKVWIVSFVGNLLGSILAGLMFVQTGLASGTTGEFIAKASALKMSLPVNELLFRGIFCNMLVCLAIWCSFKCKEEVSKLIMIFWCLFAFITTGFEHSIANMTLLTIGLASPLGQVVSIGGYAYNIFVVTLGNMIGGVIFLAIPYYIISRKQKVN; from the coding sequence ATGTTTAATGAGGAAATTATGAAAGTTGCTTTAGGGGCAAAATCAAAAGTAGAATTATTAAAATCTAATAAAATTGGCTATTTTATTAGTTCAATGTTAGCAGGTATTTATGTTGGAATAGGAATAATGTTGATTTTTACAATTGGAGGACTGCTAAGTTCAGCTAATTCATCTGCAACAAAAATTGTTATGGGGTTGTCATTTGGAATAGCATTAAGCTTGGTAATTTTTGCAGGCTCAGAATTGTTTACCGGTAATAATTTTATTATGGCTTTAGGAGCATTAACAAAAGAAGTTTCTTGGGTAGAGGTAATTAAAGTTTGGATAGTAAGTTTTGTTGGGAATTTATTAGGCTCAATACTTGCAGGCTTAATGTTTGTTCAAACTGGATTAGCCTCTGGAACAACTGGAGAGTTTATAGCAAAAGCAAGTGCTTTAAAAATGTCTCTGCCAGTAAATGAACTGTTATTTAGGGGTATATTTTGTAATATGTTAGTATGTTTAGCTATATGGTGCAGTTTTAAATGTAAAGAGGAAGTATCTAAACTGATAATGATATTTTGGTGCCTTTTTGCCTTTATAACAACAGGTTTTGAACATAGTATCGCTAATATGACTTTACTAACAATAGGACTTGCATCTCCTTTGGGTCAAGTAGTTAGTATTGGAGGTTATGCTTATAATATTTTTGTTGTTACTCTTGGAAATATGATTGGAGGAGTAATATTTTTAGCAATACCATATTACATAATTTCTAGAAAACAAAAAGTAAATTAA
- a CDS encoding tRNA 2-thiocytidine biosynthesis TtcA family protein → MSSIAGKGCERLIPTEEKKSLEEIERSIVKRYRKKIWTRFVKAVKDYKLVEEGDKIAVAISGGKDSLLMAKCFQELKKHGQMNFELEFIAMDPGYHPQIKELLIENCNHLGIPVHIYEGKIFEVVDKMARDYPCYLCARMRRGSLYNKAKELGCNKLALGHHYNDVIETTLLNVLYAGNFKTMLPKLKAQNFEGMELIRPLYYIEEDDIKRFTNYAGIWPLNCACMVAAEKIGNKRYEIKDLIKELKKKFDGVEKSIFKAAENVNMDSILGWEKNGIKTKYLDVYDED, encoded by the coding sequence ATGAGTAGCATAGCTGGTAAAGGTTGTGAAAGACTGATACCTACTGAAGAAAAGAAATCATTAGAAGAAATAGAACGTAGTATAGTTAAAAGATATAGAAAAAAAATATGGACTCGATTTGTAAAAGCAGTTAAAGATTATAAACTTGTTGAGGAAGGAGATAAAATTGCTGTTGCAATTTCAGGAGGAAAAGACTCACTATTAATGGCAAAATGCTTTCAAGAACTAAAAAAGCATGGACAGATGAATTTTGAGTTAGAGTTTATTGCAATGGATCCTGGTTATCATCCTCAAATAAAAGAGTTGCTTATAGAAAACTGCAATCATTTAGGGATACCAGTACATATATATGAAGGGAAAATCTTTGAAGTTGTAGATAAGATGGCAAGAGATTATCCGTGTTATCTTTGTGCAAGAATGAGAAGAGGTTCATTATATAATAAAGCAAAGGAATTAGGTTGCAACAAATTGGCTTTAGGTCATCATTATAATGATGTAATAGAAACAACCTTATTAAATGTTTTATATGCTGGAAACTTTAAAACTATGCTTCCTAAGTTAAAAGCACAGAATTTTGAGGGAATGGAACTTATCAGACCTTTATATTATATTGAAGAAGACGATATAAAGAGATTTACAAACTATGCAGGAATATGGCCTTTAAATTGTGCATGTATGGTTGCGGCGGAAAAAATAGGAAATAAAAGATATGAAATAAAAGATTTAATAAAGGAATTAAAGAAAAAATTTGATGGTGTTGAAAAATCTATTTTTAAAGCCGCAGAAAATGTTAATATGGATTCTATTTTAGGTTGGGAGAAAAATGGCATAAAAACTAAATATTTAGATGTTTATGATGAGGATTAA
- a CDS encoding spore coat protein CotJB, giving the protein MNKHEHMLEIQKVQFALVDLNLYLDTHPESEGATKDFAALSSELKRLIWDYEKKYGPLTNFGSAYFQNPEAWVNSPWPWENEKGGKR; this is encoded by the coding sequence ATGAATAAACATGAGCATATGTTAGAAATTCAAAAAGTGCAATTTGCATTAGTTGATTTAAATTTATATTTAGATACTCATCCTGAATCAGAGGGTGCCACTAAAGATTTCGCAGCTCTTTCTTCTGAATTAAAACGCTTAATATGGGACTATGAAAAGAAATATGGCCCTCTAACAAATTTCGGAAGCGCATATTTCCAAAATCCAGAAGCTTGGGTAAATAGTCCATGGCCATGGGAAAATGAGAAAGGAGGAAAGAGATAA
- the ade gene encoding adenine deaminase, which translates to MKKENYISQIKAASKADICDLVIKNITIIDVFQNSSFRDNVAIKNGYIIGFGDYEGKVEIDGTNKYICPGLIDAHAHIESSLVTPREYSKAALLHGITTAVVDPHEIANVLGSKGIKIMMDLSKNIPFDFYFMLPSCVPATSFETSGAILEKEDLFPFYKEKKVLGLAEVMNFPAVLNCDESMINKLWDAKSTGYIIDGHCAGFTNELLNTYATANILTDHEAVTADEVVERLRRGMYVHIREGSVAKNLTELIKAASINNSRRICFCTDDKHIDDLIFNGSIDKSIKMAISFGLSPETAIQMSTLNPSECYNLKHKGAIAPGYIADFVILEDLEGFKIEAVYKNGNLVVYKNNLVCDSYNEDFVYPNISNVNIKNLSKKDLEIKLESKKFLNVIEIIPNKLESNHIKINISNLKNSKYFKSDTNLDLLKIAVIERHKNTRNIGLGVIKGLNLKAGAIATTVAHDSHNLIICGTNDEDMLMAAKEIKKMNGGTLIVKDGKVLASIQLEIAGLITGRKSSYVIKDLKNLHSAIKDIAPDINFNPFLTLSFLSLPVIPALKITDKGLFDVSKFDFINIAE; encoded by the coding sequence ATGAAAAAAGAAAATTATATTTCTCAAATAAAAGCTGCAAGCAAAGCTGATATTTGCGATTTAGTTATTAAGAATATAACTATAATAGATGTATTTCAAAATAGTTCCTTTAGAGATAATGTAGCTATAAAAAATGGCTATATCATTGGTTTTGGAGACTATGAAGGAAAAGTTGAAATTGATGGAACTAATAAATATATATGCCCTGGATTAATTGATGCCCATGCTCATATAGAATCTTCATTAGTAACGCCTAGGGAATATTCAAAGGCTGCATTGCTTCATGGTATTACAACTGCCGTTGTTGATCCTCATGAAATTGCAAATGTACTTGGCAGCAAAGGCATTAAAATAATGATGGACTTATCAAAAAATATCCCCTTTGACTTTTATTTTATGCTCCCTTCTTGTGTACCAGCAACTTCATTTGAAACTTCTGGAGCAATACTAGAGAAGGAAGATTTATTTCCTTTTTATAAAGAAAAAAAAGTATTAGGTCTTGCTGAAGTCATGAACTTTCCAGCTGTTTTAAACTGTGATGAAAGCATGATAAATAAATTATGGGATGCAAAATCAACAGGCTATATAATTGATGGCCATTGTGCAGGATTTACTAATGAACTTTTAAACACTTATGCTACAGCAAACATTTTAACTGATCATGAAGCAGTAACTGCAGATGAAGTAGTCGAAAGATTAAGAAGAGGTATGTATGTTCATATAAGAGAAGGTTCTGTTGCAAAAAATCTAACTGAATTAATTAAAGCTGCTTCAATTAATAATAGTAGAAGAATTTGTTTTTGTACTGATGATAAACATATAGATGATCTAATTTTTAATGGAAGTATTGATAAGTCAATAAAAATGGCAATTTCTTTTGGTCTTTCTCCTGAAACTGCAATACAAATGAGTACTTTAAATCCTTCTGAATGTTATAATCTAAAACACAAAGGTGCAATTGCACCAGGTTATATTGCAGACTTTGTAATATTAGAAGATTTAGAAGGCTTTAAAATCGAAGCAGTTTATAAAAATGGTAATCTAGTTGTATATAAAAATAATTTAGTTTGCGATTCTTACAATGAAGATTTTGTTTATCCTAATATATCAAATGTTAATATTAAAAATTTATCTAAAAAAGATTTAGAAATAAAGCTAGAAAGCAAAAAATTTTTAAATGTTATTGAAATAATTCCAAATAAACTTGAAAGTAACCATATTAAAATAAACATTAGCAATCTTAAAAATAGTAAATATTTCAAAAGTGATACAAATTTAGATTTATTAAAGATTGCAGTGATTGAACGACATAAAAATACTAGGAACATAGGTCTAGGAGTAATAAAAGGTTTAAATTTAAAAGCTGGTGCTATAGCAACTACAGTTGCCCACGATTCCCACAATTTAATTATTTGTGGAACAAATGATGAAGATATGCTTATGGCAGCAAAAGAAATCAAAAAAATGAATGGTGGAACTTTAATAGTAAAAGATGGCAAAGTTTTGGCTTCTATTCAACTTGAAATTGCTGGATTAATAACTGGAAGGAAATCTAGTTATGTTATTAAAGATTTGAAAAATTTACATTCTGCCATAAAAGACATTGCTCCTGATATTAACTTTAATCCATTTTTAACTCTATCTTTTTTATCATTGCCTGTTATACCAGCACTAAAAATAACAGATAAAGGTTTATTTGATGTTTCTAAATTTGATTTTATTAATATTGCAGAATAA
- a CDS encoding manganese catalase family protein: protein MWYYVKTLQHPVNLKSTDLRMAKLLITQYGGPDGELSAALRYLNQRYSMPTNKSKALLTDIGTEEMAHVEIIATMVHQIMENASIDEIKKAGLDGHYADHGKALFYVDATGNPWTATYIQAKGDIIADLHEDMNAEQKARVTYEWLMNLTDDAQIKEILGFLREREIVHYQRFGEALMDVQDNTKAKDFYKL from the coding sequence ATGTGGTATTACGTTAAAACATTACAACACCCGGTTAACTTAAAATCAACAGACCTTAGAATGGCAAAACTATTAATTACACAATATGGTGGACCAGATGGGGAACTTTCTGCGGCTCTAAGATATTTAAATCAAAGATATTCAATGCCTACTAATAAATCAAAAGCTCTTTTAACTGATATAGGAACAGAAGAAATGGCTCATGTTGAAATAATTGCAACTATGGTTCATCAAATAATGGAAAATGCATCTATAGATGAAATAAAAAAAGCAGGATTAGATGGCCATTATGCTGACCATGGCAAAGCTCTTTTCTATGTTGATGCTACTGGAAATCCTTGGACAGCTACTTATATTCAAGCCAAAGGAGATATAATTGCAGATTTACACGAAGATATGAATGCAGAACAAAAAGCCAGAGTAACTTATGAGTGGTTAATGAATTTAACAGATGATGCTCAAATAAAAGAAATACTTGGCTTCTTAAGAGAAAGAGAGATTGTTCATTATCAGAGATTCGGAGAAGCTTTAATGGATGTTCAAGATAATACTAAAGCAAAAGATTTCTATAAATTATAA
- a CDS encoding NAD-dependent dehydratase encodes MSKKILLLGISDEILVYLIKYFKLNNAEIYLVLSKEEAAPILNEIEKDVVIVKIDNNLDQIEVLLNSVEPDIIYNFYGSYNEKQYKLEDLIENSYLRTILFLEALSHFKTLKFVNLINKEINIKDGSLFECYKTIEKLIIEKSHFYKDNYGIKVITKYRTGDIDEDFKGILEI; translated from the coding sequence ATGAGTAAAAAAATATTACTATTAGGCATATCAGATGAAATACTAGTTTATTTGATTAAATATTTTAAATTAAATAATGCTGAAATATATCTTGTTTTAAGTAAAGAGGAAGCAGCTCCAATATTAAATGAGATTGAGAAAGATGTAGTAATTGTAAAAATAGATAATAATTTAGATCAAATTGAAGTACTATTAAATTCAGTAGAGCCAGATATAATATATAATTTTTACGGTAGTTATAATGAAAAACAATATAAGTTAGAAGATTTAATAGAAAATAGTTATTTAAGAACAATTTTATTTTTAGAAGCTTTATCTCATTTTAAGACATTAAAGTTTGTTAATTTAATAAATAAGGAAATTAATATTAAAGACGGAAGCTTATTTGAATGCTATAAAACAATTGAAAAGTTAATAATTGAGAAAAGTCATTTTTATAAGGATAATTATGGTATAAAAGTAATCACTAAATATAGAACTGGTGATATTGATGAAGATTTTAAAGGTATTTTAGAAATATGA
- a CDS encoding ABC-F family ATP-binding cassette domain-containing protein produces MSVLTVKNINHGFGDRAIFEDVSFRLLKGEHVGLIGANGEGKSTFMNIVTGKLMPDEGKVIWANNVRVGYMDQHSVLEKGKSIRDALRDAFRYLFDLEKEMNTLYEQMGEVDPEKLEKMLERTAVIQDLLDNNGFYIIDAKVEEVAKGLGLLDLGLDRDVDDLSGGQRTKILLGKLLLQNPDILLLDEPTNYLDEEHIEWLKRYLQNYENAFILISHDIPFLNSVVNLIYHVEDRKLTRYVGDYYEFKRLYEENKKRLEAAYEKQQKEIARLEDFVARNKANVATANMAKSRQKKLDKMEIIELTKEKPKPEFNFKMARTSGKMIFETKDLVIGYDSPLTKPLNLYMERGQKIALVGANGLGKSTLLKSLLGIVKPLSGEVQLGDYQYIGYFEQEDRSGNTNTCIEEVWNEFPGKTQYEIRAALAKCGLTTKQLESKIMVLSGGEAAKVRLCKIINKETNILILDEPTNHLDIDAKEELKRALKEYKGTILLVSHEPEFYRDVVTEIWNCEDWTTKVV; encoded by the coding sequence ATGAGCGTTTTAACAGTAAAAAATATAAACCATGGTTTTGGTGATAGAGCAATATTTGAAGATGTATCCTTTAGACTATTAAAAGGTGAGCATGTTGGGCTTATTGGGGCAAATGGCGAAGGTAAATCTACTTTTATGAATATCGTAACAGGAAAACTTATGCCTGATGAAGGTAAAGTAATTTGGGCTAATAATGTTAGAGTTGGATATATGGATCAACATTCAGTTTTAGAAAAAGGTAAAAGCATTAGAGATGCATTAAGAGATGCCTTTAGATATTTATTTGATTTAGAAAAAGAGATGAATACATTATATGAGCAAATGGGAGAAGTAGATCCAGAAAAATTAGAAAAAATGCTTGAAAGAACAGCAGTTATCCAAGATTTATTAGATAATAATGGATTTTACATAATAGATGCAAAAGTAGAAGAAGTTGCAAAGGGACTTGGTCTTTTAGATTTAGGATTAGATAGAGATGTGGATGATTTATCAGGGGGCCAAAGAACAAAAATACTACTTGGAAAATTACTTCTTCAAAATCCAGATATATTATTGCTAGACGAGCCTACAAACTATCTTGATGAAGAACATATAGAATGGCTTAAAAGGTATTTACAAAATTATGAGAATGCCTTTATATTAATTTCTCACGATATTCCATTTTTAAATTCTGTAGTTAATTTAATATATCATGTTGAAGATAGGAAGCTAACAAGATATGTTGGTGATTACTATGAATTCAAGAGACTTTATGAAGAAAATAAGAAGAGATTAGAAGCTGCTTATGAAAAGCAGCAAAAGGAAATTGCAAGACTTGAAGACTTTGTTGCGAGAAATAAGGCTAATGTGGCAACAGCTAATATGGCTAAATCAAGACAAAAGAAGCTGGATAAAATGGAGATAATAGAGCTTACAAAGGAAAAACCAAAGCCAGAGTTTAATTTTAAAATGGCAAGAACTTCTGGAAAGATGATATTTGAAACTAAGGATTTAGTAATTGGATATGATAGTCCTCTTACAAAGCCATTAAACCTTTATATGGAAAGAGGACAAAAGATTGCTTTGGTTGGAGCTAATGGTTTAGGTAAATCCACATTACTTAAAAGTTTACTAGGAATAGTTAAACCTTTATCTGGAGAAGTACAACTTGGGGATTATCAATATATTGGTTACTTTGAGCAAGAAGATAGATCAGGAAATACAAATACCTGTATTGAAGAAGTGTGGAATGAATTTCCTGGGAAAACTCAATATGAAATAAGAGCAGCTTTAGCAAAATGTGGTTTAACTACAAAACAATTAGAATCAAAGATTATGGTATTATCTGGAGGAGAAGCAGCAAAGGTTAGATTATGTAAGATAATTAATAAAGAAACAAATATTTTAATATTAGACGAACCTACAAACCATTTAGACATAGATGCAAAGGAAGAATTAAAGAGAGCTTTAAAGGAATATAAAGGAACGATACTATTAGTATCCCATGAACCAGAGTTCTATAGAGATGTTGTTACAGAAATATGGAACTGTGAAGATTGGACTACTAAGGTAGTATAA
- a CDS encoding DUF3867 domain-containing protein: MDDRIIDFNEIKNRVNEKDVDKFEAYMFSLYYEMSDGKLNMAEFSRKVMEYMEKNNISQDKFMKMQTKLMERYGFDPSDLENQLKALGIENIIPGGGDIEKAKKTLGFQEKYKDRLKVKTVNSYYINNDKNKLEIITEGTNVILKSEKNIDLNDIELNEFLCSYKKLNDENQLEISICENIREYIY, from the coding sequence ATGGATGATAGGATTATAGATTTTAATGAAATAAAAAATAGAGTAAATGAAAAAGATGTAGATAAATTTGAAGCTTATATGTTTTCTTTATACTATGAGATGAGCGATGGTAAATTAAATATGGCTGAATTTTCAAGGAAGGTCATGGAGTATATGGAAAAAAACAATATATCTCAGGATAAGTTTATGAAGATGCAAACTAAGCTTATGGAAAGGTATGGTTTTGATCCTTCGGACTTAGAAAATCAACTTAAAGCTTTAGGAATAGAAAATATAATTCCTGGCGGAGGAGATATAGAAAAGGCTAAAAAAACATTAGGATTTCAAGAAAAGTACAAGGATAGGTTAAAAGTAAAAACAGTAAATAGTTATTATATTAATAATGATAAAAATAAATTAGAAATAATAACTGAGGGAACAAATGTTATTTTAAAAAGTGAAAAAAACATAGATTTAAATGATATTGAACTAAATGAGTTTTTATGCTCCTATAAAAAACTTAATGATGAAAATCAACTTGAAATATCTATTTGTGAAAATATAAGAGAATATATTTATTAA